Below is a window of Enterobacter kobei DNA.
GCGTCCTGCGCCACTGAGTCGAAGGTAGTGAAGATTTTCACGCCGGAGAGATCTTTTACTTTATCGCCCAGCTTCGCCTGCAACTCCTGACGCACCATCTGCATAAAGGCTGGCTGCGGGGAGATCACGCCGCCGCGCGGCTGTACGCCCAGCGGACGGGCGCTCAGCATGTCGTAAAGTTCCTGATCGATAACCTGCTGCTGTTGCAACAGACGCAGCACCAGGTTACGACGCTCCAGCGCCAGTTTCGGGTTACGCCACGGGTTGTAGATGGACGCGCCTTTCACCATACCCACCAGCAGGGCCTGCTGGTCAAGGCTCAGTTCTTCCACCGGACGCCCGAAGTAGTACAGGCTCGCCAGCGGGAAGCCGCGGATTTCGTTGTCGCCGCTCTGACCGAGGTACACCTCGTTCATATACAGCTCAAGAATGCGGTCTTTGCTATAGCGCGCATCCATGATCAGCGCCATATAAGCTTCGTTCGCTTTACGGCCATACGAGCGTTCGCTGGAGAGGAACAGGTTTTTCACCAGCTGCTGGGTGAGCGTACTCGCCCCCTGCACCGTGCGTCCTGCCGTCAGGTTCGCCAGCACCGCACGCCCGATGGAGTAGAAGCTGATGCCATCATGCTCATAGAAATGGCGGTCTTCGGTAGCCAGCAGCGTATCCACCAGCAGATCCGGGAAGCCACTGCGCGGCACAAACAGGCGCTGCTCACCGTTCGGCGAGGAGAGCATGGTGATCAGCCGCGGATCGAGGCGGAAGAAACCGAACTGGCGGTTGTTTTCCATATTCTCGATGGTTTCCAGACGATCGCCGCTGAAGGTCAGACGCGCACGCACCTGGCCCTCTTTGCTGTCCGGGAAATCGAACGGACGGCGGATCATCTCAATGCTGTTCGCCTGCACGGTAAATTCGCCAGGACGGGTCATCGCCGTAACCTTGCGGTACTGCGTGGCTTCCAGCAGCTTCACCATCTCGTTTTTGCTGACCGCCATATCCGGCTCAAGGTTCACCATGCGGCCATAAACGGCGGCAGGCAATTGCCAGACTTTGCCGTCGATGCGGCTGCGGATCTTCTGATCGAGATACAGGCCATACATTGCCAGCAGCACGACAATGACCAGACCGATTTTTACCAGCAGCCAGAACCAGCCACGTTTGCCACGCGGCTTTTTCCCTTTGCCTTTACCCCTGCGCGGCATGGGTTCGTCGTCCTCATCATCATAATCATCCGCGTCCTCATCTCTGAGACGACGACGGCTTACTTTCTCTTTTACCGGACGCGCTGGTCGGCCTTTGCGTCCAATAGGTTCGCGGTCATTCCCCGCCATGTTCTCTCTCCGCTACATTTTTCAGGCGCAAGGCCCGATCCTCATTGCTTCCGCAAAACGGCGGAAGAAGAAATCTCTCAAAGTTCATTGCACCCGTGCCGGACGGCGCTGACGCTTATCCGGCCTACAGGGTGTGATAATTGCCTACGAATACTTTTTGGTGCGCCGCGTGGGCGCTGCCGTTGCCGGGTTATCCGGCCAGACATGTTTGGGATAGCGCCCTTTCATCTCTTTCTGCACTTCACGATACGCGCCCTGCCAGAAGGCGCTGAGATCGCGGGTGATCTGTAAGGGACGCCGGGCGGGAGACAACAGCTCCAGCACCAGCGGCACACGTCCGTCGGCAATGGCGGGCGTCGTCGCCTCGCCAAACATTTCCTGCATCCGCACCGCCAGCACCGGGTCGTTATCTTCGTGATAACGAATGGCGATCCGGCTTTCCGTCGGCACAGTGTAATGCGACGGCAGCGCACTATCCAGCCGTTGACGCATTGGCCAGCTCAGCAAATTTTCCAGCGCCCGGCTGACATCCAGCGCTTTTAGGGCGCGCAGGGAGTGAACGCCCTGCATACCGGGAAGTAACCATAGCTCAAGCGTTGCCAAAAGCGAGTCATCATCCACGGCGGGCCACGCCGTTTCCGGCAGCCATTTCGCGGCGCAGTGCAGCCGGAGTCGCAACTGCTCCGCTTCCGGCGTCCAGTTCAGTACGTGTAGCCCCTTTTCACGAATGCCGTTGAGCATCGCCAGATGCAGTTCTTCTTCCGACGGCTTCGCCAGTGGCCGGACGCTGAGCGTCAGTTGTCCGATCTGGCTGCGGCGGAAGGCTTTCAGGGTGCCCTGCACATCATCCCATTCGACAGAATCCGACTGCCGCAGCAGTTCAGGGTGCGCGGCGACCAGCGCGTCGATGTCCAGCGCCAGCGCCTGCAAAATGCGCGCGTCCGGGGTATGACTGCCCTGCAACAACAACGGGGCGATCAGCCACTCATGCCGCCCCAACGCATCGTCGCTGTCGAGCATCACGCCCATCCCGTTCGCCAACTGATAGCGCCCTTCCTGCCCGCGACGACGGGCAATACGATCGGCAAAAGCACTGGCTAAGAGACCCGGCAGCAGATCGCTGTCCTCCGCACCTGCGCGCTGGTTGAGGCGCTTGATGAGCTGCTGGCTACGCCGCTGCCAGTGGGGCTGATGGCGCGAGAACGCCACGCTTAAATCGGTATTGGCGCCGCGCGGTGGCTCTTCAAGAATGGCGACCAGCTTCGCGGCGGTGGCGATTTCATCTGGCGTATTCGCGGCGATGAGCATCGCGCCGTGGCGCGGATCGGTGCCAAGCCGGGCGATTTTCTGCCCGCGCGGGGTGAGGCGATCCTCCGCCAGCACCTGAAGCTGCGTCAGTAACATCCGCGCGGCGGCCAGATTCGCGGCGGGCGGCGCATCCAGAAAAGCCAGCTGCGCCGGATCCGGGCATCCCCATTGCAGCAGTTCCAGCAGCAGGCCGGAGAGATCGCATTGCAGGATCTCCGCATCGCTCTGCGCAGCAGCGCGTTCAGCCTGATCTTTTGCCAGCAGATGCACGCAGATCCCGGCTTCCAGTCGCCCGGCGCGGCCCGCGCGCTGGGTCATCGACGCCTGGCTGATACGCTGGGTCACCAGCCGCGTCAGCCCGGTACGCGGATCGAATCGCGCCACCCGCTCCTGGGCGCTGTCCACCACCAGCCGGATCCCTTCGATAGTGAGACTGGTTTCCGCGATGTTGGTCGCCAGCACCACTTTACGCAGACCGTCCGGCGCGGGGAGAATGGCTTTGCGCTGCTCGGCCAGCGGCAGTGCGCCGTATAACGGGCAGAGCTGCACATCGGCCCCCACGCGCGAGGCAAGGTGTTCCTGCACGCGCTGGATCTCGCCCACGCCCGGCAGAAACAGCAGCAGCGATCCGCGCTCCGCCCGCAGCAGTTCGGCGGTAGCAATGGCGATCGCTTCATCGGCACGCTGATGCGCGGGCAACGGCTGGTAGCGGCGTTCCACGGGAAACGCGCGGCCCTCGGACACAATCACCGGCGCCTCGGGCAGCAGCCCGCGCAGCCGCTCGTTATCCAGCGTCGCCGACATAATTAACAGTTTGAGATCGTCCCGCAGCCCCTGCTGCACATCAAGCAACAGCGCCAGTGCCAGATCCGCCTGCACGCTGCGTTCGTGGAATTCATCCAGGATCACCAGCCCCACGCCAGTCAGCTCGGGATCCTGCTGGATCATGCGCGTGAGGATCCCCTCAGTGACCACTTCAAGACGTGTATGCGGCCCGACACAGGTTTCAGCGCGCATACGGTAGCCAACGGTCTCGCCGGGCTTTTCGTTCAGGCTTTCCGCCAGCCGCTGTGCGACGTTACGCGCAGCCAGACGACGCGGCTCAAGCAGTAAAATACGGCCCGCGATCCCCCCCTGTTGCAGAATGTGCAGCGGCAGCCAGGTGGATTTCCCGGCCCCGGTCGGGGCATTAAGCAGCACGCAAGAGGCGCTTTTCAGCGCGGCAAGCAGTTCAGGCAGTACGGCGGCAACCGGCAAAGAGGACACGCAAGGCTCCAGTGGGTTAACTTTCATTTCATCGGCGTGCATTGTAGCATCGCCGTAAATCATTACCGAGTATCCCTTATGCCAGACACCAGACGGCTGTTTTTCGGCCTCGAACTGCCTGCTGATGTTCAGCAGCAGGTGATCCAGTGGCGCGCCGCGCACTTTGCACCGGATGCCGGTCGCCCGATAGCGGCGGCTAATCTGCACCTGACGCTGGCGTTTTTAGGCGAGGTCAGCGCCGACAAACAGCAGGCGCTGTGCGACCTGGCCGGGCGTATTCGTCAGCCGGGCTTTACGCTGACGCTGGACGATGCCGGACAGTGGCTGCGCTCGCGGGTCGTCTGGCTCGGCACACGTCAGCCGCCGCGTGGCCTGTTACAACTGGCGAGTATGCTGCGCGCGCAGGCTGCCCGCAGCGGTTGCTATCAAAGCCCGCAGCCGTTTCACCCTCACGTCACGCTGCTGCGCGATGCCAGCCATGCGGTAAACATTCCGCCGCCGGGTTTTCGCTGGTCTTTCGCCGTGAATGAATTTGTGCTGTACGAATCGCAGTTTGTTAAGGGACGCACGCGTTACACGGCGCTCAGCCGCTGGACGCTCAGCCATAAGGAATAACCTATGCAGTTTTCTCCGCCGCTTCAGTCCGCCACCCTCATCCAGCGCTATAAACGCTTTCTGGCAGATGTGGTGACGCCTGCGGGTGAAACCCTGACGTTGCACTGCCCCAATACCGGCGCGATGACCGGTTGCGCGACGCCTGGCGACACCGTCTGGTATTCCACTTCAGAAAATACTAAACGGAAATATGCGCACACCTGGGAATTAACTCAAACGCAAGCGGACGCGTGGATTTGCGTCAATACTTTGCGCGCCAATATGTTAGTCAAAGAAGCATTAATGGCAGATCGTTTGCCCACACTAACGGGCTATAGCGCGTTGAAAAGTGAAGTGAAATATGGTTCTGAGCAGAGCCGTATCGATTTCATGTTACAGGCAGAAGAACGCCGCAACTGCTATATTGAAGTGAAATCAGTCACGCTGGCCGATAAGGCGCAGGGCTATTTCCCCGATGCGGTCACGCTGAGGGGGCAGAAGCATCTGCGTGAGTTAATGAGCGTGGCAGCCGCAGGCGATCGGGCTGTGCTGTTGTTTGCCGTATTACATTCAGCCATCGACCGTTTTTTACCGGCTCGCCACATCGATCCTAAATACGCACAGCTTCTGAGTGAAGCGCAGCGGCAGGGGGTAGAAATTCTGATTTATAAAGCGGAACTTTCTGCCGAAAATATGAGTCTGAGTTTGCCGCTATCTGTCGAATTTTAAAGGCGTAGTGGCTGGGTAAATAGTGTTCTGGTCTACGTGCGCAAATACGCTTTTCCTCACACGGTTGTCAAGTGTAACGTTTAGATAATTGCTATCCGGAAAAGCATCTGCTATTTATAGCGGCCTGATTTTTCCCCCGACACGGGGATCGATAGTGCGTGTTAAGGAGAAACAACATGCAAGAAGGGCAAAACCGTAAAACATCGTCCCTGAGTATTCTCGCCATCGCTGGGGTGGAGCCATACCAGGAGAAGCCGGGCGAAGAGTATATGAACGAAGCCCAGCTCACGCATTTCAAGCGCATTCTTGAAGCGTGGCGTAATCAACTTAGGGATGAAGTCGATCGCACTGTCACACATATGCAGGACGAAGCCGCTAACTTCCCTGATCCGGTAGATCGTGCCGCACAGGAAGAAGAGTTCAGCCTTGAACTGCGTAACCGTGACCGCGAACGTAAACTGATCAAAAAGATCGAGAAAACGCTGAAGAAAGTGGAAGACGAAGATTTCGGCTTCTGCGAATCCTGTGGTGTTGAAATTGGCATTCGCCGCCTGGAAGCCCGTCCTACGGCCGACCTGTGCATCGACTGCAAAACACTGGCAGAAATCCGCGAAAAACAGATGGCGGGTTAACCTGCGGCGCTTTCGTAATGTTCTCTCAGGCGGGAGTCTCTCCCGCCCTCTTAGCTTTACCCCATCATGCCTGACGCTGATTATATTGGGCGCTTTGCGCCATCCCCATCTGGTGAACTCCATTTCGGTTCGCTAATCGCCGCCCTTGGCAGTTATCTGCAGGCGCGCGCCCATGCCGGTCGCTGGCTGGTGCGTATCGAAGATATAGATCCCCCCCGTGAAGTCCCCGGTGCCGCCGATACTATTCTGTGCCAGCTGGAACACTATGGTTTGCACTGGGATGGCGAAGTGCTGTGGCAGTCACAGCGTCATCAGGCGTACCGCGACGTGTTACAGCTGCTGCATCAGCAGGGGCGCTGCTATTACTGCACCTGCACCCGGGCGCGCATTCAAAGCATTGGCGGCGTCTATGACGGCCACTGCCGCACGCGGGGCAATGGCCCGGAAAACGCCGCGCTGCGGCTTATTCAGCATCAGCCGGTGACCCGTTTTCACGATCGACTGCGCGGCGAGATCGTCGCCGATGCGGCGCTTGCACACGAAGATTTTATTATTCATCGCCGTGATGGGTTATTTGCATATAATCTGGCGGTGGTCGTGGACGATCATTTCCAGGGCGTAACTGAAATTGTGCGCGGTGCGGATCTGATTGAGCCGACGGTACGCCAGATTTCGCTGTATCAACAGCTTGGCTGGCCGGTGCCGGGGTATATCCACCTGCCGCTGGCGCTCAATGCCGCAGGCGATAAGTTGTCGAAGCAGAATCACGCTCCGGCACTGCCGCAGGGGGACCCGCGCCCCATACTTATCAGTGCGTTAGCGTTTTTAAATCAGGATGTAACAGAAGAATGGCAGGATCTGTCCGTTGAGGCCCTGTTACAACGAGCGGTGCAAAACTGGTCCCTGTCACGGGTGCCACTGCAAGCCTGCGTGAATCCGGCATTCTCAAATGCCCCACGCTGAGCTATGATAAGCCGCAATTTTTTTGTCCAGAAGACTGACACAACCGAGGTGCACTATTTTTACCCGAGTCGCTAATTTTTGCCGCAAGGTGCTAAGCCGCGAGGAGAGCATGGCTGAAGATGTCGCCATCGCCGAACCACAGATGACGGTTATCCCGCGTGAGCAGCACACGATTTCCCGCAAAGATATCAGTGAAAATGCCCTCAAGGTCCTCTATCGCCTGAATAAAGCCGGCTATGAGTCATACCTTGTCGGCGGCGGCGTGCGTGACCTGTTGCTGGGCAAAAAGCCAAAAGATTTTGACGTCACCACCAACGCCACGCCGGATCAGGTCCGTAAACTGTTCCGCAACTGCCGTCTGGTCGGTCGTCGTTTCCGTCTTGCGCACGTGATGTTTGGCCCGGAAATCATCGAGGTCGCCACTTTCCGTGGTCATCACGAAGAGCAGTCCGCCGATCGTACGACCTCCCAGCGCGGTCAGAACGGCATGCTGCTACGCGATAACATTTTCGGTTCGATCGAAGATGATGCACAGCGCCGTGATTTCACCATCAACAGCCTCTATTACAGCGTCGCGGATTTTACCGTACGCGATTATGTGGGCGGGATGCGCGATCTGGAAGACGGTGTGATCCGTCTGATTGGCAATCCGGAAACCCGCTATCGTGAAGATCCGGTGCGTATGCTGCGCGCGGTGCGCTTTGCCGCCAAACTGCATATGCGTATCAGCGAGGAAACGGCTGAGCCGATCCCACGCCTGGCGACGCTGATTAACGACGTGCCGCCAGCACGCCTGTTTGAAGAGTCGCTCAAGCTGTTGCAGGCGGGCTACGGTTACGAAACTTATAAGCTGCTGTGCGAATACAGCCTGTTCCAGCCGCTGTTCCCGACCATCACCCGCTACTTCACTGAGAGCGGTGATTCGCCGATGGAACGCATCATCGATCAGGTGCTGAAGAATACCGATAACCGTATTCATAACGATATGCGCGTCAATCCGGCCTTCCTGTTCGCTGCCATGCTGTGGTATCCGCAGCTGGAAACAGCCCAGCGCATCGCCCAGGAAAGCGGGCTGACCTATAACGACGCCTTTGCGCTGGCGATGAACGATGTGCTGGACGAAGCCTGCCGCACGCTGGCTATTCCAAAACGCATCACCACGCTGGTGCGCGACATCTGGCAACTGCAATTGCGCATGTCCCGCCGTCAGGGCAAACGCGCCTGGAAGCTGATGGAGCATCCAAAATTCCGCGCCGCCTACGATTTAATGGCGCTGCGTGCTGAAGCGGAAAACAACCACGAACTGCAACGTCTGACGCAGTGGTGGGGTGAATTCCAGGTGTCTGCACCTCCGGCGCAAAAAGGCATGCTCGACGTGCTGGATGACGAACCGCAGGAACGTCGCCGTCATCGCCGCCCGCGTAAACGCGCACCGCGCCGCGAAGGCAGTGCATGACACTGGCGTATATCGCTATCGGCAGCAATCTGGCCTCACCTCTTGAGCAGGTGAATGCGGCCATTACGGCGCTGGGAGAGATCCCGCACAGCCAGATTGTTGCGCGTTCAGCATTTTACCGCACGCCGCCCCTTGGCCCGCAGGATCAGCCCGATTATCTGAACGCCGCCGTGGCGCTTGAAACCACGCTTGATGCCGAAGCCCTGCTCGATCATACCCAGCGTATTGAGCTGGCCCAGGGCCGGGTGCGCAAAGCCGAGCGCTGGGGGCCGCGTACTCTCGACCTGGACATCATGCTGTTTGGCGATGAGGTGATTAATACGCCCCGTCTGACGGTGCCCCATTACGACATGCATAACCGTGGCTTTATGCTGTGGCCGCTGTTTGAAATCGCCCCTGAAGTGCTCTTCCCGGACGGTACTCCCCTTGCCTGCGTGCTGACGCAGTGCGGTGCGCCAAAACCCGCCCTCTGGTAAGCCTCCCCTCCCCCGCGAAAGCCTGCCTAAAATCATTGTTCGCATCAATGTTACTGATAGAATGCCGGAAGTCTGAAGGCTCCCTCAGGAAACGTTATGAAACCAACCACCATCTCCTCGCTACTGAAATGTAAACAGGAAAAAAAGCGCTTCGCCACGATCACCGCCTATGATTTCAGCTTCGCAAAATTGTTTGCCGAAGAAGGGATCAACGTCATGCTGGTGGGCGATTCGTTAGGGATGACGGTACAAGGACATGATTCCACGCTGCCGGTAACGGTAGAAGATATTGCCTACCACACGCGCGCCGTTCGCCGTGGTGCGCCGAACTGCCTGCTGCTGGCCGATTTGCCGTTTATGGCATACGCCACGCCTGAGCAGGCATTCGCCAGTGCCGCAGAGGTGATGCGCGCCGGGGCCAATATGGTCAAAATTGAAGGTGGACGCTGGCTGGCGGAGACGGTAAAAATGTTGACCGATCGCGCGGTGCCGGTGTGTGGTCATCTGGGCTTGACCCCGCAGTCGGTGAATATCTTTGGCGGCTATAAAGTGCAGGGCCGTGGCGAAGCCGCGCAAACGCTGTTCGACGATGCGCTGGCATTAGAAGCCGCGGGCGCGCAGTTGCTGGTACTGGAGTGCGTGCCGGTAGAACTGGCAAAACGCATCACCGACGCGCTGCGCATTCCGGTCATTGGGATTGGCGCGGGCAATGTCACCGACGGACAGATCCTGGTGATGCACGACGCCTTTGGCATTACCGGCGGGCATATTCCAAAATTTGCTAAAAACTTCCTTACCGGTACAGGCGACCTGCGCGCGGCAGTGCGTCAGTACGTGGAAGAGGTCGAAACGGGAGTCTATCCCGGCGACGAGCACAGTTTCCATTAAGGAGTCTTATTGTGTTGATTATCGAAACCCTGCCGCTGCTGCGTCAGCATATCCGTCGCCTGCGTCAGGAAGGTAAACGCATCGCGCTGGTCCCGACGATGGGTAACCTGCACGACGGGCATATGAAGCTGGTGGATGAAGCGAAAAACGCGGCCGATGTGGTGGTGGCGAGTATTTTTGTCAATCCGATGCAGTTTGACCGGGCTGACGATCTGGCGCGTTATCCGCGCACGTTGCAGGACGACTGCGAAAAGCTGAACAAACGCAAAGTGGACATTGTTTTTGCTCCGGCACCGGATCAGATCTATCCGCACGGCACCGACTCGCAAACTTGGGTGGAGGTGCCGGGCCTGTCAGATATGCTGGAGGGCGCAAGCCGTCCGGGACATTTTCGCGGCGTGGCGACTATCGTCAGCAAACTGTTTAACCTGGTGCAGCCGGACGTTGCCTGCTTCGGGGAAAAGGATTACCAACAGCTGGCGGTGATCCGCAAAATGGTCGCGGATATGGGCTATGACATTGAGATCATTGGCGTGCCGACGGTACGCGCGAAAGATGGTCTGGCGCTGAGTTCACGCAACGGTTATCTCACCAGCGATCAGCGCAAAATCGCGCCAGGCCTCAGCAAAGTCATGAACGCGATGGCAGAAAAACTGCGGACGGGCGATAACGATATTCATGAGATTATTGCCGTGGCGGAGCAGGAGCTGAATAGCAGCGGTTTTCGCGCGGATGATATTCAGATCCGCGACGCTGATACGCTGCTGGAGGTGTCTCCAGCCAGTAAACGCGCGGTGATCCTGATGGCCGCCTGGCTCGGTCAGGCACGCCTGATCGATAATAAAGTCGTGGAATTGCCCCGCTAAAGCGGGCTTCCACCCCTGATAAACACAGCAACGAAGGTTAACGTTATGATCCGCACTATGCTGCAAGGCAAGCTCCACCGCGTCAAAGTGACGCAGGCTGACCTGCATTACGAAGGCTCCTGCGCCATCGACCAGGATTTCCTTGAGGCGGCTGGTATTCTGGAATACGAAGCCATTGATATTTACAACGTCACCAACGGTAAGCGCTTTTCTACCTATGCGATTGCCGGTGAGCGCGGTTCACGCATCATTTCCGTGAATGGTGCGGCGGCGCACTGCGCAGACGTAGGTGATATTCTGATCATCGCCAGCTACGTCACCATGCCGGATGAGCAGGCACGCAGCTGGCAGCCGAAAGTGGCTTATTTTGACGGTGACAACGACATGAAACGCACGGCGAAAGCCGTGCCGGTGCAGGTCGCCTGATTTATCCCTGTGGCCGGTTAACAATTAACCGCGCCATGGTTTCCAGCGGATCCGTTCTTAGAATATAAAGGCGTTTTAATAAGAACGGATTATCCCCCGGCTTGACCTTTCCCTTCACCGTCGTCACCGCCAGATGAAAACCCGCATCCTGGGCCGCTTTCACCGCTTTACTGTCATAGCCGCCAAACGGGTAGGACAGATACAGCGCATGCGGATTAAACTGCGCCAGCGCGCGGCGGGAGCGTTCAAAATCGAACAATACCACGTGATAACTGCGGCTCAGCAAAATGGGATGGCGGCTATTATCTACGCGATGCAAAAAATGCGTGTGCGACTGGAAATCAAACACATCGCGGATCTGTTGCATTTCCGACACGCTCATAAACTGCAACGATTTCGGATCCCACTTTTCCGGCTTACGCTTGATGCGTGACGTAATGGTAAACGAGGTGGCTTTAAAGCCGTACTGCTTAAGGATCGGATATGCATAGCGGCTCACCGACTTCAGGCCATCATCAAAGGTGATCACCACGGCCCGCGCTGGCAGATTCATGCGGTTGCGCACATAGCCTTCCAGCTGGTACATGGTCAGCGTGGTATACCCCTGATCGTGCAGCCACGCCATCTGGTTGTTGAAGGCGCGGACGGAGGTGGTGGTGGAGGTATGGCGGAAACGGGTGTTTTCTTCGTCACGCAGAATATGGTGATACGTCAGGATCGGCAGCCCCGCATCTTCCTGGGCATCCAGCGCGCTGATGTACGCCAGTCGGTTGCCAATACGGATCTGAAACCAGGTCTGGTTAAGGCCATCTTTTAGCCGACCTATCACCGGATAACGCAGGTTTTCCACCAGCATGCCAAAGGGCGCGCTGCCCGTGTTGGGGGCGTTATAAACCGGCGTGGGTTTCCAGGTGATGAGATTCTGATTGCTGAGCGGCTTGTTCAGATCGCCCAGGCTGTCCTGCACCCGCTGTTTCCCCTGCACCGCTTCCAGATGCTGCTTATCAATAAAGCCGGTACCAAAGCCGAAGCGAAATTCGTAATAGTCTGCGGCAGTGGGTGCCACGGCGATGATCTGCCCGGCATTCAGATGACCGACGGTAATGACTTCATTACCCACCTGCGCCCAGACAGCGGCATCTTCGGTGGTTTGCATATAACGTTCGGTGGCGGTTGGCTGGCCCAACAGGCTGGCGAAAGCGCTGCCTGAGAGCAGAAGCATAAAAGTAAAAGCAAAACGGATCAGCATGGCTTAACTGTGGTGAGGAAATTCTGCGCGCATTGTAACAAATGCATTCATAATACCAATGCTTTTTAGCCCTCCTCACCCCGGCCCTCTCCCGGAGGGAGAGGGAGAAAACCGGACGCTCCCCTCTCCCTGGGGAGAGGATCAAGGTGAGGGGAAGCGATCAACTGCGCAGACCGCGTCCGCGCTGGATCAGATACCAGCACAAGGCATAAAACGCCACGATAAACACCACCAGCACGGCAATAGTGGTGATAAGCGGCACATCACTGATGCCGAGGAAACCAAAGCGGAAACCGCTGATCATGTAGACGATCGGGTTTAAGTGGGACAACGCCTGCCAGAACGGCGGCAGCAGCG
It encodes the following:
- the mrcB gene encoding bifunctional glycosyl transferase/transpeptidase — its product is MAGNDREPIGRKGRPARPVKEKVSRRRLRDEDADDYDDEDDEPMPRRGKGKGKKPRGKRGWFWLLVKIGLVIVVLLAMYGLYLDQKIRSRIDGKVWQLPAAVYGRMVNLEPDMAVSKNEMVKLLEATQYRKVTAMTRPGEFTVQANSIEMIRRPFDFPDSKEGQVRARLTFSGDRLETIENMENNRQFGFFRLDPRLITMLSSPNGEQRLFVPRSGFPDLLVDTLLATEDRHFYEHDGISFYSIGRAVLANLTAGRTVQGASTLTQQLVKNLFLSSERSYGRKANEAYMALIMDARYSKDRILELYMNEVYLGQSGDNEIRGFPLASLYYFGRPVEELSLDQQALLVGMVKGASIYNPWRNPKLALERRNLVLRLLQQQQVIDQELYDMLSARPLGVQPRGGVISPQPAFMQMVRQELQAKLGDKVKDLSGVKIFTTFDSVAQDAAEKAAVEGIPALIKQRKLTDLETAMVVVDRFSGEVRAMVGGATPQFAGYNRAMQARRSIGSLAKPATYLTALSQPNQYRLNTVIADAPISLRQPNGQVWSPQNDDKRFSGQVLLVDALTRSMNVPTVNLGMALGLPAVTDTWLKLGAPKDQLHPVPSMLLGALNLTPVEVAQAFQTIASGGNRATLSALRSVIAEDGTVLYQSFPQAERAVPAQAAYMTLWTMQQVIQRGTGRQLGAKYPGLHLAGKTGTTNNNVDTWFAGIDGREVTITWVGRDNNQPTKLYGASGAMAIYQRYLANQSPFPLELTAPEDIVDMGIDDAGNFMCAGGSSRTIPVWTTNPDSLCQQSQALQQSNNPFDQSTPQQPQQQPQQQQQQPPQQQEKSDGVAGWIKDMFGSN
- the hrpB gene encoding ATP-dependent helicase HrpB, which produces MSSLPVAAVLPELLAALKSASCVLLNAPTGAGKSTWLPLHILQQGGIAGRILLLEPRRLAARNVAQRLAESLNEKPGETVGYRMRAETCVGPHTRLEVVTEGILTRMIQQDPELTGVGLVILDEFHERSVQADLALALLLDVQQGLRDDLKLLIMSATLDNERLRGLLPEAPVIVSEGRAFPVERRYQPLPAHQRADEAIAIATAELLRAERGSLLLFLPGVGEIQRVQEHLASRVGADVQLCPLYGALPLAEQRKAILPAPDGLRKVVLATNIAETSLTIEGIRLVVDSAQERVARFDPRTGLTRLVTQRISQASMTQRAGRAGRLEAGICVHLLAKDQAERAAAQSDAEILQCDLSGLLLELLQWGCPDPAQLAFLDAPPAANLAAARMLLTQLQVLAEDRLTPRGQKIARLGTDPRHGAMLIAANTPDEIATAAKLVAILEEPPRGANTDLSVAFSRHQPHWQRRSQQLIKRLNQRAGAEDSDLLPGLLASAFADRIARRRGQEGRYQLANGMGVMLDSDDALGRHEWLIAPLLLQGSHTPDARILQALALDIDALVAAHPELLRQSDSVEWDDVQGTLKAFRRSQIGQLTLSVRPLAKPSEEELHLAMLNGIREKGLHVLNWTPEAEQLRLRLHCAAKWLPETAWPAVDDDSLLATLELWLLPGMQGVHSLRALKALDVSRALENLLSWPMRQRLDSALPSHYTVPTESRIAIRYHEDNDPVLAVRMQEMFGEATTPAIADGRVPLVLELLSPARRPLQITRDLSAFWQGAYREVQKEMKGRYPKHVWPDNPATAAPTRRTKKYS
- the thpR gene encoding RNA 2',3'-cyclic phosphodiesterase; this encodes MPDTRRLFFGLELPADVQQQVIQWRAAHFAPDAGRPIAAANLHLTLAFLGEVSADKQQALCDLAGRIRQPGFTLTLDDAGQWLRSRVVWLGTRQPPRGLLQLASMLRAQAARSGCYQSPQPFHPHVTLLRDASHAVNIPPPGFRWSFAVNEFVLYESQFVKGRTRYTALSRWTLSHKE
- the sfsA gene encoding DNA/RNA nuclease SfsA, which translates into the protein MQFSPPLQSATLIQRYKRFLADVVTPAGETLTLHCPNTGAMTGCATPGDTVWYSTSENTKRKYAHTWELTQTQADAWICVNTLRANMLVKEALMADRLPTLTGYSALKSEVKYGSEQSRIDFMLQAEERRNCYIEVKSVTLADKAQGYFPDAVTLRGQKHLRELMSVAAAGDRAVLLFAVLHSAIDRFLPARHIDPKYAQLLSEAQRQGVEILIYKAELSAENMSLSLPLSVEF
- the dksA gene encoding RNA polymerase-binding protein DksA; this encodes MQEGQNRKTSSLSILAIAGVEPYQEKPGEEYMNEAQLTHFKRILEAWRNQLRDEVDRTVTHMQDEAANFPDPVDRAAQEEEFSLELRNRDRERKLIKKIEKTLKKVEDEDFGFCESCGVEIGIRRLEARPTADLCIDCKTLAEIREKQMAG
- the gluQRS gene encoding tRNA glutamyl-Q(34) synthetase GluQRS — its product is MPDADYIGRFAPSPSGELHFGSLIAALGSYLQARAHAGRWLVRIEDIDPPREVPGAADTILCQLEHYGLHWDGEVLWQSQRHQAYRDVLQLLHQQGRCYYCTCTRARIQSIGGVYDGHCRTRGNGPENAALRLIQHQPVTRFHDRLRGEIVADAALAHEDFIIHRRDGLFAYNLAVVVDDHFQGVTEIVRGADLIEPTVRQISLYQQLGWPVPGYIHLPLALNAAGDKLSKQNHAPALPQGDPRPILISALAFLNQDVTEEWQDLSVEALLQRAVQNWSLSRVPLQACVNPAFSNAPR
- the pcnB gene encoding polynucleotide adenylyltransferase PcnB, with protein sequence MFTRVANFCRKVLSREESMAEDVAIAEPQMTVIPREQHTISRKDISENALKVLYRLNKAGYESYLVGGGVRDLLLGKKPKDFDVTTNATPDQVRKLFRNCRLVGRRFRLAHVMFGPEIIEVATFRGHHEEQSADRTTSQRGQNGMLLRDNIFGSIEDDAQRRDFTINSLYYSVADFTVRDYVGGMRDLEDGVIRLIGNPETRYREDPVRMLRAVRFAAKLHMRISEETAEPIPRLATLINDVPPARLFEESLKLLQAGYGYETYKLLCEYSLFQPLFPTITRYFTESGDSPMERIIDQVLKNTDNRIHNDMRVNPAFLFAAMLWYPQLETAQRIAQESGLTYNDAFALAMNDVLDEACRTLAIPKRITTLVRDIWQLQLRMSRRQGKRAWKLMEHPKFRAAYDLMALRAEAENNHELQRLTQWWGEFQVSAPPAQKGMLDVLDDEPQERRRHRRPRKRAPRREGSA